One window of Dechloromonas sp. ZY10 genomic DNA carries:
- the rfaD gene encoding ADP-glyceromanno-heptose 6-epimerase, whose protein sequence is MYTIVTGAAGFIGSNIVKALNQRGVTNIIAVDNLTKADKFKNLIDCEIADYLDKNDFIARIQAGHFDGEVDAILHEGACSDTMETDGRYMMENNFRYSTILLDWCQDQDVQFLYASSAATYGGSNVFKEERQYEGPLNVYGYSKFLFDQIVRQRLAKDPSSQIVGFRYFNVYGPREYHKGRMASVAFHNFNQFRAEGKVKLFEGSHGYENGGQMRDFVFVGDVAKVNLFFLDHPEKSGIFNLGSGRAQSFNDVAVAAVNGCRKAKGEAPLTLAELRSQGLLEYTAFPEALKGKYQAFTQADLTRLRAAGYEAPMASVEEGVAEYMEWLHARV, encoded by the coding sequence ATGTACACCATCGTTACCGGCGCCGCCGGATTCATCGGGTCGAACATCGTCAAGGCGCTCAACCAGCGCGGCGTGACCAACATCATTGCCGTCGATAATTTGACCAAGGCCGACAAGTTCAAGAACCTGATCGACTGCGAAATCGCCGATTACCTCGACAAGAACGATTTCATCGCCCGCATCCAGGCCGGGCACTTCGACGGCGAGGTCGATGCCATCCTGCACGAAGGCGCCTGCTCCGACACCATGGAAACCGACGGTCGCTACATGATGGAAAACAATTTCCGTTATTCGACCATCCTGCTCGACTGGTGTCAGGATCAGGACGTTCAGTTCCTCTACGCTTCCAGCGCCGCCACTTACGGCGGCAGCAACGTGTTCAAGGAAGAGCGCCAGTACGAAGGCCCGCTCAACGTCTACGGCTACTCGAAGTTCCTCTTCGACCAGATCGTCCGCCAGCGGCTGGCCAAGGACCCGTCGTCGCAGATCGTCGGTTTCCGTTATTTCAACGTCTATGGCCCGCGCGAGTACCACAAGGGGCGGATGGCCTCGGTCGCCTTCCACAACTTCAACCAGTTTCGCGCCGAAGGCAAGGTCAAGCTGTTCGAGGGCTCGCACGGTTACGAGAACGGTGGCCAGATGCGCGACTTCGTGTTCGTTGGCGACGTGGCCAAGGTCAACCTGTTCTTCCTTGATCATCCGGAAAAGTCCGGTATCTTCAATCTCGGTTCCGGCCGGGCGCAGAGCTTCAACGATGTTGCCGTTGCTGCGGTCAACGGTTGTCGCAAGGCAAAAGGCGAGGCGCCGCTGACTCTGGCCGAGCTGCGCAGCCAGGGCCTGCTCGAATACACCGCCTTCCCCGAGGCGCTCAAAGGTAAGTACCAGGCCTTCACCCAGGCCGATCTGACTCGCCTGCGTGCTGCCGGCTACGAAGCGCCGATGGCCAGCGTCGAAGAAGGCGTCGCCGAATACATGGAGTGGCTGCATGCCCGCGTATAA
- the rfaE1 gene encoding D-glycero-beta-D-manno-heptose-7-phosphate kinase, whose amino-acid sequence MLDKLSQVRLLVVGDVMLDRYWFGDVSRISPEAPVPVVKVEREENRLGGAANVARNAAALGARTALLSVVGDDDAGRTLQRLLDEGQISAGLHVDRDIDTIVKLRVIGRQQQLLRIDFETPPSHEILQAKLAEYERRVADADVVLLSDYGKGGLTHISEMIRIARAAGKPVLVDPKGDDWAKYAGATVITPNRSELKQVVGSWHSDEELASKARALREQLGLEALLVTRSEEGMTLFAAAETHHQPTVAREVYDVSGAGDTVIATLAVMHGAGADWAEAVRMATLAAGIVVGKLGTAVVSREELAAAL is encoded by the coding sequence ATGCTGGACAAACTCTCGCAGGTGCGCCTGCTGGTGGTGGGCGACGTAATGCTGGACCGCTACTGGTTTGGCGATGTCAGCCGCATCTCGCCGGAAGCGCCGGTGCCGGTGGTCAAGGTCGAGCGCGAGGAAAACCGCCTTGGCGGCGCAGCCAACGTCGCCCGCAACGCGGCGGCGCTTGGTGCGCGTACCGCCTTGCTCTCGGTGGTTGGCGACGACGATGCCGGGCGCACCTTGCAACGCCTGCTCGATGAAGGTCAGATTTCGGCCGGTTTGCACGTCGACCGTGACATCGACACCATCGTCAAGCTGCGGGTGATCGGACGTCAGCAGCAATTACTGCGCATCGACTTCGAAACACCGCCTTCGCACGAAATCCTGCAGGCCAAGCTGGCCGAGTACGAGCGCCGGGTGGCCGATGCTGACGTGGTGCTGCTCTCGGACTACGGCAAGGGTGGCCTGACCCATATTTCGGAAATGATCCGCATCGCCCGAGCCGCCGGCAAGCCGGTGCTGGTCGACCCCAAGGGCGACGATTGGGCCAAGTATGCCGGTGCCACGGTGATTACCCCGAACCGTTCGGAGTTGAAGCAGGTGGTCGGTAGCTGGCACAGCGACGAAGAACTGGCGAGCAAGGCCCGCGCCCTGCGCGAGCAGCTTGGCCTGGAAGCCTTGCTGGTGACGCGCAGCGAGGAGGGGATGACCCTGTTCGCAGCTGCTGAAACCCACCATCAGCCGACTGTGGCCCGCGAAGTTTATGACGTGTCGGGGGCAGGCGATACCGTCATCGCCACCTTGGCGGTGATGCACGGCGCCGGTGCCGACTGGGCCGAGGCGGTACGGATGGCGACCCTGGCCGCCGGCATCGTTGTCGGCAAACTCGGCACCGCCGTGGTCAGCCGCGAAGAATTGGCCGCTGCGCTTTAA